A single Suricata suricatta isolate VVHF042 chromosome 2, meerkat_22Aug2017_6uvM2_HiC, whole genome shotgun sequence DNA region contains:
- the TCTN3 gene encoding tectonic-3 isoform X2, with translation MCTSQLALLQVFFLMVPEGVWPQPSSMSGAAPTPSDVGPASPGGTLQSFSEGSETPWPVPEISTTGPTVATPSVPDNGTVDLFPVLPVCVCDLTPGTCDINCCCDRDCYLLHPRTVFSFCLPGSMRSSSWMCVDNSLIFRSNSPFPSRVFTDAGGVRQFCVHVNNSKLNYFQKLQKVNATNFQALATEFGGESFTSTFQTRSPAPFYRAGDPILTYFPKWSVISLLRQPAGVGAGGHCAESNPAGFLESKSTTCARFFKNLTNSCTVDPALNAASYYNFTVLKVPRGMTDLQNMKFQVPVTLVSQAGSPLLSGNTCQNVVSQVIYEIETNGTFGIQKVSVSFGQTNLTVEPDTSLQQHFVIHFRAFQQSTAASLTGPRSGNPGYIVGKPLLALTGDKSHSMTLLQSQGDGICSVKRHEVQFGVNAISGCKFRLKKVNCSHLQQEIYQTLRGNTNPEHVAIFGNADPAQKREWTRILSRNCSVSISASKCVSGLSSGYALYFLLCHTSFLGDPGIVGVYWPPVQPTSSCGRSPIPIPVPVHKGFPTSNRSTFDNCCDLCGHYPEARASKGPTQNRLETTI, from the exons ATGTGCACCTCGCAGCTCGCGCTACTGCAGGTGTTCTTCCTGATGGTTCCCGAGGGCGTCTGGCCTCAGCCTTCCTCCATGTCAGGGGCTGCGCCCACCCCTTCGGACGTGGGGCCGGCGTCGCCTGGAGGGACCCTTCAATCCTTCTCCGAGGGGTCTGAAACTCCCTGGCCTGTGCCTGAGATCTCTACGACGGGCCCTACGGTCGCAACCCCCTCTGTACCGGATAATGGGACTGTAGACCTCTTCCCAG TCTTACCGGTCTGTGTCTGTGACTTGACTCCTGGTACCTGCGACATAAATTGCTGCTGCGACAGGGACTGCTATCTTCTCCATCCGAGGACagttttctccttctgccttccGGGCAGCATGAG GTCTTCGAGCTGGATGTGTGTGGACAACTCTCTTATCTTCAGGAGTAATTCCCCATTTCCTTCAAGAGTTTTCACGGATGCAGGTGGCGTAAGGCAGTTTTGTGTCCATGTGAACAACT caaaattaaactatttccAGAAGCTCCAAAAGGTCAATGCAACCAACTTCCAGGCCTTGGCTACAGAGTTTGGAGGCGAATCATTCACTTCAACATTCCAAACCCGGTCACCAGCACCTTTTTACAGG GCTGGGGACCCCATTTTGACATATTTCCCCAAGTGGTCTGTAATCAGCTTGCTGAGGCAGCCAGCCGGAGTTGGTGCTGGGGGGCACTGTGCCGAGAGCAATCCTGCAG GCTTCCTGGAGAGTAAAAGTACAACCTGTGCTCGTTTCTTCAAGAACCTGACAAATAGCTGCACCGTGGACCCAGCCCTCAATGCTGCCTCTTACTATAACTTCACAGTCTTAAAG GTTCCAAGAGGTATGACTGATCTGCAGAATATGAAG TTCCAGGTGCCCGTAACCCTTGTCTCACAAGCTGGTTCTCCTCTCTTGTCTGGAAACACTTGTCAGAATGTGGTTTCCCAG GTCATCTATGAGATAGAGACCAATGGGACTTTTGGAATCCAGAAAGTCTCTGTCAGTTTTGGACAAACCAACCTGACTGTGGAGCCAGACACTTCCTTACAGCAGCACTTCGTCATCCACTTCAGG GCTTTTCAACAGAGCACAGCTGCTTCTCTTACTGGTCCTAGAAGTGGGAATCCTGGCTATATTGTTGGGAAGCCACTTTTGGCCCTAACTGGTGATAAAAGTCACTCC ATGACCCTCTTGCAGAGCCAGGGTGATGGGATTTGCTCTGTTAAGAGACATGAAGTACAATTTGGAGTGAATGCAATATCTGGATGCAAGTTCAG GCTGAAAAAGGTGAACTGCAGCCACTTACAGCAGGAAATTTATCAGACTCTCCGTGGAAACACCAACCCAGAACATGTTGCCATCTTTGGTAACGCTGACCCAGCCCAGAAGAGAGAGTGGACGAGGATTCTCAGCAGGAACTGCAGTGTTTCA ATCAGTGCCAGCAAGTGTGTTTCTGGACTCAGCTCAG GCTATGCATTGTACTTCCTGCTGTGTCATACCAGTTTCCTTGGAGATCCAGGTATTGTGGGCGTATATTGGCCTCCAGTCCAACCCACAAGCTCATGTGGCAGGAGCCCGATTCCTATACCAGTGCCAGTCCATAAAG
- the TCTN3 gene encoding tectonic-3 isoform X3, which produces MCTSQLALLQVFFLMVPEGVWPQPSSMSGAAPTPSDVGPASPGGTLQSFSEGSETPWPVPEISTTGPTVATPSVPDNGTVDLFPVLPVCVCDLTPGTCDINCCCDRDCYLLHPRTVFSFCLPGSMRSSSWMCVDNSLIFRSNSPFPSRVFTDAGGVRQFCVHVNNSKLNYFQKLQKVNATNFQALATEFGGESFTSTFQTRSPAPFYRAGDPILTYFPKWSVISLLRQPAGVGAGGHCAESNPAGFLESKSTTCARFFKNLTNSCTVDPALNAASYYNFTVLKVPRGMTDLQNMKFQVPVTLVSQAGSPLLSGNTCQNVVSQVIYEIETNGTFGIQKVSVSFGQTNLTVEPDTSLQQHFVIHFRAFQQSTAASLTGPRSGNPGYIVGKPLLALTGDKSHSMTLLQSQGDGICSVKRHEVQFGVNAISGCKFRLKKVNCSHLQQEIYQTLRGNTNPEHVAIFGNADPAQKREWTRILSRNCSVSAMHCTSCCVIPVSLEIQVLWAYIGLQSNPQAHVAGARFLYQCQSIKPL; this is translated from the exons ATGTGCACCTCGCAGCTCGCGCTACTGCAGGTGTTCTTCCTGATGGTTCCCGAGGGCGTCTGGCCTCAGCCTTCCTCCATGTCAGGGGCTGCGCCCACCCCTTCGGACGTGGGGCCGGCGTCGCCTGGAGGGACCCTTCAATCCTTCTCCGAGGGGTCTGAAACTCCCTGGCCTGTGCCTGAGATCTCTACGACGGGCCCTACGGTCGCAACCCCCTCTGTACCGGATAATGGGACTGTAGACCTCTTCCCAG TCTTACCGGTCTGTGTCTGTGACTTGACTCCTGGTACCTGCGACATAAATTGCTGCTGCGACAGGGACTGCTATCTTCTCCATCCGAGGACagttttctccttctgccttccGGGCAGCATGAG GTCTTCGAGCTGGATGTGTGTGGACAACTCTCTTATCTTCAGGAGTAATTCCCCATTTCCTTCAAGAGTTTTCACGGATGCAGGTGGCGTAAGGCAGTTTTGTGTCCATGTGAACAACT caaaattaaactatttccAGAAGCTCCAAAAGGTCAATGCAACCAACTTCCAGGCCTTGGCTACAGAGTTTGGAGGCGAATCATTCACTTCAACATTCCAAACCCGGTCACCAGCACCTTTTTACAGG GCTGGGGACCCCATTTTGACATATTTCCCCAAGTGGTCTGTAATCAGCTTGCTGAGGCAGCCAGCCGGAGTTGGTGCTGGGGGGCACTGTGCCGAGAGCAATCCTGCAG GCTTCCTGGAGAGTAAAAGTACAACCTGTGCTCGTTTCTTCAAGAACCTGACAAATAGCTGCACCGTGGACCCAGCCCTCAATGCTGCCTCTTACTATAACTTCACAGTCTTAAAG GTTCCAAGAGGTATGACTGATCTGCAGAATATGAAG TTCCAGGTGCCCGTAACCCTTGTCTCACAAGCTGGTTCTCCTCTCTTGTCTGGAAACACTTGTCAGAATGTGGTTTCCCAG GTCATCTATGAGATAGAGACCAATGGGACTTTTGGAATCCAGAAAGTCTCTGTCAGTTTTGGACAAACCAACCTGACTGTGGAGCCAGACACTTCCTTACAGCAGCACTTCGTCATCCACTTCAGG GCTTTTCAACAGAGCACAGCTGCTTCTCTTACTGGTCCTAGAAGTGGGAATCCTGGCTATATTGTTGGGAAGCCACTTTTGGCCCTAACTGGTGATAAAAGTCACTCC ATGACCCTCTTGCAGAGCCAGGGTGATGGGATTTGCTCTGTTAAGAGACATGAAGTACAATTTGGAGTGAATGCAATATCTGGATGCAAGTTCAG GCTGAAAAAGGTGAACTGCAGCCACTTACAGCAGGAAATTTATCAGACTCTCCGTGGAAACACCAACCCAGAACATGTTGCCATCTTTGGTAACGCTGACCCAGCCCAGAAGAGAGAGTGGACGAGGATTCTCAGCAGGAACTGCAGTGTTTCA GCTATGCATTGTACTTCCTGCTGTGTCATACCAGTTTCCTTGGAGATCCAGGTATTGTGGGCGTATATTGGCCTCCAGTCCAACCCACAAGCTCATGTGGCAGGAGCCCGATTCCTATACCAGTGCCAGTCCATAAAG